A DNA window from Streptobacillus canis contains the following coding sequences:
- a CDS encoding ribose-phosphate diphosphokinase produces MYNNHEIKVYAGTSSTKLAAKIAEKLGIKLGDRTIIRFADGETFAKSNETVRGCKVFVIQSTSKPVNESIMELLIFIDSLKRASATEIIAVIPYYGYARQDRKAYPREPITSKLVANLLTTAGATRVVTMDLHARQIQGFFDIPVDHMEALPLFAKYFLDKGFNSDNTVIVSPDVGGVKRARALAKWLNVPLAIIDKRREKANVSEVMNLIGEVKGKKAILIDDIIDTAGTICNAAAALKNEGALEIYACAVHAVFSGPAIERLKNSEFNKVIVTDTIELPEESKFEKLSIVSTASMFAETINRIFIEEAISDLFEIPKNLDVEG; encoded by the coding sequence ATGTACAACAATCATGAGATTAAAGTTTACGCTGGAACTTCAAGTACAAAATTAGCTGCTAAAATAGCAGAAAAACTTGGAATTAAACTTGGAGATAGAACCATTATTAGATTCGCAGATGGAGAAACATTTGCTAAATCTAACGAAACTGTTAGAGGATGTAAGGTATTCGTAATACAATCTACATCTAAACCTGTTAACGAAAGTATCATGGAATTATTAATTTTCATCGATTCATTAAAGAGAGCATCTGCAACTGAAATTATAGCAGTTATTCCTTACTACGGTTATGCTAGACAAGATAGAAAAGCATACCCAAGAGAGCCAATTACATCTAAATTAGTGGCTAACTTATTAACTACTGCTGGAGCAACAAGAGTAGTTACTATGGATTTACACGCAAGACAAATTCAAGGATTCTTTGATATACCAGTTGATCATATGGAAGCTTTACCGTTATTTGCTAAATACTTCTTAGATAAAGGATTTAATTCAGATAACACAGTAATAGTATCTCCAGATGTTGGTGGAGTTAAAAGAGCTAGAGCATTAGCAAAATGGTTAAACGTACCTTTAGCTATAATAGATAAAAGACGTGAAAAAGCTAATGTATCAGAAGTTATGAACCTTATAGGAGAAGTTAAAGGTAAAAAAGCTATCTTAATAGATGATATTATAGATACAGCTGGAACAATATGTAACGCTGCTGCTGCACTTAAAAATGAAGGTGCATTAGAAATTTATGCATGTGCTGTTCACGCAGTATTCTCAGGTCCTGCAATAGAAAGATTAAAAAATTCAGAATTCAATAAAGTTATAGTTACAGATACTATAGAATTACCAGAAGAATCTAAATTTGAAAAATTATCTATAGTTTCTACAGCAAGTATGTTTGCTGAAACTATAAACAGAATCTTTATTGAAGAAGCAATAAGTGACTTATTTGAAATACCTAAAAACTTAGACGTGGAAGGGTAA
- a CDS encoding L-threonylcarbamoyladenylate synthase: MNNTVILFPTDTVYGLGCLPQKEALDRIFKIKNRDKNKKIIALVSKKETINKIIETNQLIDKITDRFFPGPITVIAKSTPFIKELLGYEDIGIRMPNNELALEIIEKYGGILMTTSANISGKDAPKLSSEIDEEILKAADHTYIDDSNLSGISSSIFKINGEDITILRKGTIPLIELVKLKEEQFER, translated from the coding sequence ATGAATAATACTGTTATCCTTTTTCCAACTGATACAGTCTATGGATTAGGATGTCTTCCTCAAAAGGAAGCTTTAGATAGGATATTCAAGATAAAAAATAGAGATAAGAATAAGAAAATTATTGCACTAGTTTCGAAAAAAGAAACTATAAATAAGATTATAGAAACCAATCAATTAATTGATAAAATCACAGATAGGTTCTTTCCAGGACCTATCACTGTGATTGCAAAGTCAACTCCATTTATTAAAGAACTTCTAGGTTATGAAGATATAGGGATAAGAATGCCTAATAATGAATTAGCTTTAGAAATAATTGAAAAATATGGAGGTATTTTAATGACCACTTCTGCTAATATTAGCGGTAAAGATGCTCCAAAATTATCTTCAGAAATAGATGAAGAAATATTAAAAGCTGCTGATCATACATATATAGATGATAGTAATCTAAGCGGGATTTCTTCAAGTATATTTAAAATAAATGGCGAAGACATCACTATATTAAGAAAAGG